From the Salinimicrobium tongyeongense genome, one window contains:
- a CDS encoding metal-dependent transcriptional regulator: MFSLSEENYLKAIFHLEKIYSTGVSTNALAEEMETKASSVTDMLKKLAEKKLVKYRKYQGVQLSDKGHKAAVEVIRKHRLWEVFLVEKLNFSWDEVHDIAEQLEHIKSEKLTHELDKFLEYPKRDPHGDPIPDAEGNFRISNKVLLADLEEGESGICVGVKDSSTEFLQYLDKNNIALGKLVSVVHREAYDESLFIKINDEGLHVSKSISNNLFVKPVE, from the coding sequence ATGTTCAGTCTTTCTGAAGAGAATTATTTAAAAGCCATTTTTCACCTGGAAAAAATTTACTCGACTGGGGTAAGTACCAATGCCCTTGCAGAAGAAATGGAGACCAAGGCATCTTCGGTCACCGATATGCTGAAGAAACTTGCTGAGAAGAAACTGGTGAAATACCGAAAGTATCAGGGAGTGCAGCTTAGCGACAAGGGTCACAAGGCAGCCGTGGAAGTGATTAGAAAGCACCGCCTGTGGGAAGTTTTTCTGGTAGAGAAGCTAAACTTCAGCTGGGATGAGGTGCACGATATCGCCGAACAGCTTGAACACATAAAATCTGAAAAACTCACTCACGAACTCGATAAATTTCTGGAATACCCAAAGAGAGACCCGCATGGAGATCCCATTCCCGATGCTGAAGGCAACTTCAGGATTTCGAATAAAGTGCTGTTGGCAGACCTTGAGGAAGGAGAATCGGGGATATGTGTAGGTGTAAAGGATTCCTCTACCGAATTCCTGCAATACCTGGATAAAAATAACATTGCTCTTGGAAAATTGGTCTCAGTGGTACACCGGGAAGCATATGATGAGTCCCTGTTCATTAAGATCAACGATGAAGGCCTGCATGTGTCCAAGAGCATTTCAAACAATTTATTTGTAAAACCCGTGGAATAA
- a CDS encoding enoyl-CoA hydratase/isomerase family protein, with product MNFENILFEENNNIGYITINRPKKLNALNKATIEELNEAFESAREDHDIKVIILSGSGEKAFVAGADISEFAEFSQKEGRRLAAEGQEKLFDVVANFPKPVIAAVNGFALGGGLELAMAAHFRIASDNAKMGLPEVSLGVIPGYGGTQRLPQLVGKGRAMEMIMTAGMIDAQQALDYQLVNHVTAPEDLIPLAEKIAGKIMNNSMVAISAAIRAVNANYEVGVNGFEVEIDAFGSSFGTEDFKEGTSAFLNKRKASFPGK from the coding sequence ATGAATTTTGAAAATATTCTGTTCGAAGAGAACAACAACATTGGTTACATCACGATCAACCGCCCAAAAAAGTTAAACGCCCTCAACAAAGCGACCATAGAGGAGCTTAACGAGGCTTTTGAATCGGCCAGGGAAGATCATGACATCAAGGTGATCATTCTCTCCGGAAGCGGCGAAAAAGCCTTTGTTGCCGGTGCCGATATTAGTGAATTTGCTGAATTCTCCCAAAAAGAAGGTCGGCGTCTTGCGGCTGAAGGGCAGGAGAAACTGTTTGATGTGGTTGCCAATTTTCCGAAGCCAGTCATAGCAGCCGTTAACGGTTTTGCTTTGGGTGGCGGCCTCGAACTCGCCATGGCAGCACATTTTAGGATTGCCAGCGACAACGCTAAAATGGGCTTGCCCGAAGTTTCTTTGGGGGTGATTCCCGGCTATGGAGGTACGCAAAGATTACCACAGCTGGTGGGCAAAGGCCGCGCGATGGAAATGATTATGACCGCAGGGATGATAGATGCGCAACAGGCACTCGATTACCAGCTTGTAAACCATGTTACCGCGCCCGAAGATCTTATTCCGCTTGCTGAAAAAATTGCAGGAAAGATCATGAACAATTCCATGGTGGCAATTTCGGCTGCTATACGGGCTGTAAATGCTAATTATGAAGTGGGGGTCAACGGATTTGAAGTTGAAATTGATGCCTTCGGAAGCTCTTTTGGAACCGAAGATTTCAAGGAAGGAACTTCAGCATTTTTAAATAAAAGAAAAGCCAGTTTTCCCGGAAAATAG
- a CDS encoding HD domain-containing protein, whose product MEKDQIIARTVDFVKEKLKNAEGGHDWFHIERVFKNARIIAASEEVDGFIVALGALLHDIADSKFHNGDETIGPKIARQFLQEQQVPEDAILHVENIIKWISFKGGNEAQEFSSPELDVVQDADRLDALGAIGIARTFNYGGHKGRPIFDPDIKPNLNMTKEEYKASSAPTINHFYEKLLLLKDRMNTNTGKKLAQERHDFMVGFLEQFYKEWGLASQKWHF is encoded by the coding sequence ATGGAAAAAGACCAGATCATTGCCCGTACTGTTGATTTTGTTAAGGAAAAATTGAAAAATGCTGAAGGCGGCCACGACTGGTTCCATATTGAACGGGTATTCAAAAATGCCAGAATTATTGCCGCTTCCGAAGAAGTAGATGGGTTTATCGTAGCCCTTGGAGCCTTACTTCACGATATTGCCGATTCTAAATTCCACAACGGTGATGAAACTATAGGCCCCAAAATAGCGAGGCAGTTTCTACAGGAACAACAAGTGCCCGAAGATGCTATTCTTCATGTAGAGAATATCATTAAATGGATCTCCTTTAAAGGAGGAAATGAGGCTCAGGAATTTAGCTCCCCCGAACTTGATGTAGTACAGGATGCCGATCGCCTTGACGCTCTTGGTGCCATAGGAATTGCCCGCACCTTTAACTACGGTGGCCACAAGGGCCGGCCCATCTTTGATCCGGATATAAAACCGAACCTCAATATGACCAAAGAGGAATATAAAGCTTCTTCAGCCCCCACAATAAACCATTTTTACGAAAAACTTCTCCTGCTTAAAGACAGGATGAACACGAATACGGGGAAAAAATTAGCCCAGGAACGTCATGATTTCATGGTTGGGTTTCTTGAACAGTTCTATAAAGAATGGGGACTAGCCTCTCAAAAATGGCATTTTTAG
- a CDS encoding CopD family protein, giving the protein MEYYNYIKSLHLIFVITWFAGLFYIPRLFIYHIEALDKPEPQKSILSDQLKIMTRRLWYIITWPSAILATCFAVWLLILVPGWLQMPWMHVKLTFVLLLFAYHGKSHHIFKQLQKDKVTWTSNQMRLWNEGSTLILFAVVFLVILRDALNWIFGLAGIFLLAAMLMLGIKIYKRIRTRNEEH; this is encoded by the coding sequence TTGGAATACTACAACTATATCAAATCGCTGCACCTCATTTTTGTGATCACCTGGTTCGCCGGACTCTTTTATATTCCGAGGCTTTTTATATACCACATCGAAGCACTTGATAAACCCGAACCTCAAAAGAGCATTTTAAGCGATCAGTTAAAGATCATGACCAGGAGGTTGTGGTATATCATTACCTGGCCTTCGGCTATTCTTGCCACCTGTTTTGCGGTATGGCTGCTTATCCTGGTGCCGGGCTGGCTTCAAATGCCCTGGATGCACGTGAAGCTCACTTTCGTACTGCTTCTTTTTGCCTATCATGGCAAAAGCCATCATATTTTTAAGCAACTCCAAAAAGATAAGGTAACCTGGACGTCAAACCAGATGCGGCTCTGGAACGAGGGTTCAACCCTAATCCTGTTTGCGGTGGTATTTCTGGTAATTTTAAGAGATGCGCTTAACTGGATCTTTGGCCTGGCAGGGATATTTTTACTGGCCGCAATGCTAATGCTGGGAATCAAAATCTATAAGCGTATACGCACAAGAAACGAAGAGCATTAG
- the hemH gene encoding ferrochelatase, translating to MSKGVLLVNLGSPDSTDPEDVKKYLDEFLMDERVIDVPYWARTLLVRGIILNTRPKKSAEAYQRIWWDEGSPLIVLSERLQQKVDALTSVPIALAMRYGKPSIKTGLEELQAQGVDEVLIFPLYPQFAMATTETILVLAEELRKKHFPQMQFTSVPAFYNHDDYIRVLSSSISESLKGVDFDHLLFSYHGVPKRHIRKSDITNSHCKIDGSCCQTASAAHQFCYRHQCYETTKLVAEQLGLEKGKFSVSFQSRLGFDPWLQPYTDRTIERKGLEGVKNLAVVCPAFVSDCLETLEEIAMEGKEIFEEAGGEKFTMVPCLNDRDDWVKVLARWIDEWAHQNVAV from the coding sequence ATGAGTAAAGGAGTATTATTGGTGAACCTGGGTTCGCCCGACAGTACAGATCCGGAAGATGTAAAGAAATATCTGGATGAATTTCTTATGGATGAAAGGGTGATAGATGTACCCTATTGGGCACGCACGCTGCTGGTGCGTGGCATCATTTTAAATACCAGGCCCAAAAAATCGGCTGAAGCTTACCAGAGAATCTGGTGGGACGAAGGCTCGCCCCTCATTGTACTTTCCGAAAGGCTGCAGCAAAAAGTAGATGCGCTAACCTCTGTGCCCATTGCCCTTGCGATGCGTTATGGAAAACCTTCCATTAAAACAGGCCTCGAAGAATTACAGGCGCAGGGGGTAGATGAAGTATTGATCTTTCCGTTGTATCCGCAGTTTGCCATGGCCACTACCGAAACCATCCTGGTGCTGGCAGAAGAGCTCAGGAAAAAGCATTTTCCGCAGATGCAGTTTACTTCTGTCCCCGCATTTTATAATCACGATGATTACATTCGGGTGTTGAGCTCAAGTATTTCAGAATCTTTAAAAGGGGTAGATTTTGATCACCTTTTGTTTTCCTACCACGGGGTTCCAAAAAGGCATATTAGAAAGAGCGATATCACTAATTCTCATTGCAAGATAGATGGCAGTTGTTGCCAGACAGCTTCGGCAGCGCATCAATTCTGCTATCGCCACCAGTGTTACGAGACCACCAAGCTGGTAGCCGAACAGCTGGGGCTTGAAAAGGGGAAATTTTCGGTATCATTTCAGTCCAGGCTTGGGTTTGATCCATGGTTGCAGCCTTATACCGACCGTACCATCGAAAGAAAAGGCCTTGAAGGGGTGAAAAATCTTGCTGTGGTATGTCCGGCCTTTGTTTCCGACTGTTTGGAGACGCTTGAGGAGATCGCGATGGAAGGAAAAGAGATCTTTGAAGAAGCCGGCGGTGAGAAATTTACCATGGTACCCTGTTTAAATGACCGTGATGACTGGGTGAAAGTGCTGGCCCGGTGGATTGACGAGTGGGCGCACCAGAATGTGGCCGTATAA
- a CDS encoding lysophospholipid acyltransferase family protein, with amino-acid sequence MKTFKKILSYPLSVVFYIFFFINLLVFHPIQWLCFNLGGYQPHKKSVDVFNFFLLRCLNLLGTRFSIENEYNLPTDRPCIFVANHQGMYDIPPIIWHFREHHPKFVSKKELGRGIPSISYNLRHGGNLLIDRKNGREALVKMSKFADYLNQNNRSAVIFPEGTRSRTGAPKKFAVQGLQLLIKKMPEAVIVPITINNSWKLFRYGSFPMGIGVHLMLKVHEPVSAKSDTPDALVAQVERSITADII; translated from the coding sequence ATGAAAACCTTCAAAAAGATCCTTTCTTACCCGCTTTCGGTAGTATTTTACATCTTCTTTTTTATCAACCTGCTGGTTTTCCACCCCATACAGTGGCTGTGTTTTAACCTGGGAGGCTATCAGCCCCACAAAAAGAGCGTTGACGTCTTCAATTTCTTCCTGCTGCGCTGCCTTAATCTTCTCGGCACCCGCTTCAGTATAGAGAATGAATATAATCTGCCTACAGACAGGCCCTGCATCTTTGTGGCCAATCACCAGGGTATGTACGATATTCCGCCCATTATATGGCATTTTAGAGAACATCATCCAAAATTTGTGAGCAAGAAAGAACTGGGCAGGGGAATCCCTAGTATTTCCTACAACCTGCGTCACGGCGGAAACCTTCTCATTGACCGCAAGAATGGCCGCGAGGCTTTGGTGAAAATGAGCAAATTTGCCGATTACCTCAACCAGAATAACAGATCGGCAGTTATTTTTCCTGAAGGAACCCGCAGCCGCACCGGGGCTCCCAAAAAGTTTGCAGTGCAGGGCTTGCAGCTGCTCATCAAGAAGATGCCTGAAGCCGTTATTGTGCCCATTACCATCAACAACAGCTGGAAATTGTTTCGCTACGGAAGTTTTCCCATGGGCATTGGCGTACACCTTATGCTGAAAGTTCACGAACCGGTCTCAGCTAAATCTGACACTCCCGATGCACTCGTAGCCCAGGTGGAACGCAGCATTACCGCCGACATCATCTAA
- a CDS encoding BrxA/BrxB family bacilliredoxin, which yields MYPPELVKPMREDLTSIGFEELHSEEQVDEAIARKGTTLVVVNSVCGCAAANARPAARISLQNSKRPDHLVTVFAGVDREATEKARDYMVPFPPSSPSMALFRDGELVHMLERHHIEGRPAEIIADNLTEAYNEFC from the coding sequence ATGTATCCACCGGAATTAGTGAAGCCAATGCGAGAGGACCTTACCAGCATTGGGTTTGAAGAATTACATTCAGAAGAGCAGGTTGATGAGGCAATTGCCAGAAAAGGAACTACCCTGGTGGTGGTGAATTCTGTTTGCGGTTGCGCGGCTGCAAATGCACGCCCTGCCGCCAGAATAAGCCTGCAAAACAGCAAACGCCCAGATCATTTAGTGACCGTTTTTGCCGGGGTAGATCGTGAAGCTACAGAAAAAGCCCGCGATTACATGGTACCGTTCCCTCCATCTTCGCCTTCTATGGCTCTATTTAGAGATGGCGAATTGGTGCACATGCTCGAAAGACATCACATTGAAGGCCGTCCTGCCGAAATTATTGCTGATAATCTTACTGAAGCTTATAACGAATTCTGCTAA
- a CDS encoding sensor histidine kinase — MIVLVLLASILIGGITVLQYKQEAQDYHRERLERKEEAIREHIKFVVESTTYEIKEETVYLILKQDDKIHEISQVHNMPINVYSLDGDLILKSNQSFFPDTTDLRLDNSILEQLESSSRKRIIRQTVKNDKRFQSSYTYITDNKFRPLAILNLPYLEDDYFITRDLRNFLVKLTEVYLFMLVLAILLAYFLSKYITRSLKTVSERIHQTRLDKKNHKIEIGNVSEEIYTLVAAYNSMIDELEESAAKLATSEREQAWREMAKQVAHEIKNPLTPMRLSVQSFQRKFDPNDPLMQQKVDEFSDTLITQIDTMSSIASAFSNFAKMPAQQNETLNVPKIVKLALDIFNEDYILFSSEKEEIVAKFDRTQLIRVVTNLVKNAVQAVEKEENPAVLVTVTEEEDRACLIVSDNGMGISEENKEKVFEPKFTTKSSGMGLGLAMVKNIVESCGGSIQFTSRLNKGTIFKVHFPK; from the coding sequence ATGATCGTGCTGGTGCTGCTGGCATCCATACTCATTGGAGGAATCACGGTTTTGCAGTACAAACAGGAAGCCCAAGATTACCACAGGGAAAGGCTTGAACGCAAGGAAGAGGCTATACGGGAACATATCAAGTTTGTGGTGGAGAGTACCACTTATGAGATAAAGGAGGAGACGGTGTACCTCATTCTTAAGCAGGATGATAAGATCCACGAGATCTCTCAGGTGCATAATATGCCCATTAACGTTTACAGCCTTGATGGAGACCTCATCTTAAAATCAAACCAGTCTTTCTTCCCCGATACTACCGATCTTCGGCTTGATAACAGCATACTTGAACAGCTGGAATCTTCTTCGAGAAAAAGGATCATCAGGCAGACTGTCAAAAATGACAAAAGGTTCCAGTCTTCTTATACCTATATTACTGACAATAAATTCAGGCCCCTGGCTATTCTCAACCTTCCGTATCTCGAAGATGATTACTTTATAACCCGCGACCTCAGGAACTTCCTCGTAAAGCTCACCGAAGTCTATTTGTTCATGCTGGTACTGGCCATTTTGCTGGCTTACTTCCTGTCAAAATATATCACCCGAAGTTTAAAAACCGTTTCAGAAAGGATACATCAAACCCGGCTCGACAAGAAGAACCACAAGATTGAAATTGGCAACGTGAGTGAAGAGATCTATACGCTGGTGGCGGCCTACAATTCGATGATAGACGAGCTGGAAGAAAGTGCCGCGAAACTGGCTACCAGCGAGCGGGAACAGGCCTGGCGAGAGATGGCAAAACAGGTGGCGCATGAGATCAAGAATCCGCTTACGCCCATGCGCTTAAGCGTGCAGAGCTTTCAGAGAAAATTTGATCCCAATGATCCGCTGATGCAGCAAAAGGTAGATGAGTTCAGCGATACTTTGATCACGCAAATAGATACCATGAGCTCAATTGCTTCGGCCTTTTCGAATTTTGCCAAGATGCCGGCGCAGCAAAATGAGACCCTTAATGTGCCAAAAATAGTAAAACTGGCACTCGATATTTTTAATGAAGATTACATCCTTTTTTCTTCGGAAAAAGAGGAAATAGTAGCCAAATTTGACAGGACCCAACTCATAAGAGTGGTGACCAACCTGGTCAAAAATGCCGTGCAGGCCGTAGAAAAAGAGGAAAATCCGGCGGTGCTGGTCACCGTGACCGAAGAAGAAGACCGGGCCTGCCTCATAGTTTCCGATAATGGCATGGGGATTTCCGAAGAGAACAAAGAGAAGGTGTTTGAGCCCAAGTTTACCACCAAATCGAGCGGAATGGGACTTGGCCTCGCCATGGTAAAAAACATAGTTGAAAGTTGCGGCGGGAGCATTCAGTTTACGTCCAGATTAAATAAAGGCACTATCTTTAAGGTGCATTTTCCAAAATAG
- a CDS encoding TonB-dependent receptor, with amino-acid sequence MKTFISFMIFLAGWNIYSQTAEISGRVTHKGEPVPLVNVYLENSVIGSTTNNKGEFVIKAPLGHHEIILQAIGFKSIKEHLDVLNSEPQMLDFSLQEDVTGLDQVVISASRSGQLRHTAPVIVSVTSEKEFKATQAISLGDGLTFQPGLRMETNCQNCGFSQVRMNGLDGAYSQILIDSRPVFSALNGVYGLEQIPANAIERIEVVRGGGSALYGSNAIAGTINIITKVPAENYYEIAGNLAAINGEAGDRAVTMNTTVLSENYRAGLNAYGMFRNRNPYDHNDDGFTELTAVENKTFGFKSFYKPNDHSQLSLDFHTIHEFRRGGNNLHLQPFEADITEQITSNVFGGGLTYEGSSKNRDIKYSVYATAQLSKNDNFYGGQGKTYEESLRGYGNSIDNTYLLGTQFSLDQENFLGAPATFTAGTEFKNNLMRDRKPGYNAHIDQNLNILGIYAQQEWQATSKLKILGGLRADFHNAAEENVVLNPRINLLFSESEHLQFRASYAKGFRAPQVFTEDIHARIAAGEVSLVTFADDLQSEASHSFLASAEWNQTTLDDNYRLTLEAFYTRLQNPFILERISETTFEKSNGEGANVYGLNLDVVVAPNEDWILQMGGTFQRSKYDYPVRFSDDPSAPLKNARNFFKSPDLYGNFILTYAPAKQWQNNISGVYTGSMYVPHLAGYIANDRLEKTEGFIEINLKTAYLFEISEEFQLEVNAGLQNIFNEYQQDFDQGIEQDANYVYGPTRPRTIFVGLKIGNTLLQ; translated from the coding sequence ATGAAAACTTTTATTTCATTCATGATTTTCCTGGCAGGCTGGAATATTTACAGTCAGACTGCCGAGATCTCGGGACGTGTCACCCATAAAGGAGAGCCTGTACCCCTGGTTAATGTCTATCTTGAAAACTCTGTAATTGGCAGTACCACCAACAACAAGGGGGAATTTGTAATTAAAGCTCCCCTGGGTCACCACGAGATTATCTTACAGGCCATAGGTTTTAAAAGCATCAAAGAACATCTTGATGTGCTCAATTCTGAACCTCAAATGTTGGATTTTTCCCTGCAGGAAGATGTCACCGGCCTCGACCAGGTAGTGATCTCTGCCAGCCGCAGCGGGCAGCTTAGACATACTGCACCCGTCATCGTCTCTGTAACTTCTGAAAAAGAATTTAAGGCCACCCAGGCTATCAGCCTTGGTGACGGACTCACTTTTCAGCCGGGTCTAAGAATGGAGACCAATTGCCAGAACTGCGGTTTTTCACAGGTGCGAATGAACGGCCTTGACGGGGCATATTCGCAGATCCTCATTGACAGCCGCCCGGTCTTTAGTGCGCTTAACGGCGTTTACGGCCTCGAACAAATCCCGGCCAATGCAATTGAAAGAATTGAAGTGGTGCGCGGCGGAGGCTCGGCGCTTTACGGCTCAAATGCCATTGCCGGCACCATAAATATAATCACTAAAGTTCCTGCGGAAAACTACTACGAAATTGCCGGAAACCTGGCGGCCATTAACGGCGAAGCCGGTGACAGGGCTGTTACCATGAATACTACCGTTCTTTCCGAAAATTACAGGGCCGGACTCAATGCCTACGGAATGTTTAGAAACCGAAATCCTTATGACCACAATGATGACGGCTTTACCGAACTTACTGCCGTCGAGAATAAAACCTTCGGATTTAAGTCATTTTACAAACCTAATGACCACAGCCAGTTAAGTCTTGATTTTCATACCATTCACGAATTCCGGCGCGGTGGGAACAATTTGCACCTTCAGCCTTTTGAAGCCGATATTACCGAGCAGATTACAAGTAACGTGTTTGGAGGAGGGCTTACTTATGAAGGCTCCTCCAAAAACAGGGATATTAAATATTCTGTTTACGCCACTGCCCAGCTTTCCAAAAATGACAATTTCTATGGTGGCCAGGGAAAAACTTATGAAGAAAGCCTGCGGGGCTACGGCAACTCCATAGACAACACTTACCTGCTGGGTACACAATTTTCCCTTGATCAGGAAAATTTTCTTGGTGCCCCTGCCACCTTTACGGCAGGAACCGAATTTAAGAACAACCTAATGAGAGACCGCAAGCCCGGCTACAATGCGCATATCGACCAAAACCTGAACATTCTTGGGATCTACGCACAACAGGAATGGCAGGCAACCAGCAAACTTAAAATCTTGGGCGGCCTGCGAGCCGATTTCCACAATGCAGCCGAAGAAAATGTGGTGTTAAACCCACGAATAAATTTATTGTTTTCTGAAAGTGAACATTTGCAATTCAGGGCCAGCTATGCCAAAGGTTTTAGGGCGCCTCAGGTTTTTACTGAAGACATTCACGCCAGGATCGCTGCAGGAGAGGTGAGCCTGGTTACCTTCGCCGATGATCTTCAGTCAGAGGCCTCACACAGTTTTCTGGCTTCCGCAGAATGGAACCAAACCACCTTAGATGATAATTACAGGCTCACGCTCGAAGCTTTTTACACCCGGCTGCAAAACCCTTTTATCCTGGAGCGCATTTCTGAAACCACTTTCGAAAAAAGCAACGGCGAAGGGGCCAATGTTTACGGACTAAATCTTGATGTGGTTGTGGCTCCAAATGAAGACTGGATCCTGCAAATGGGAGGCACGTTTCAAAGATCCAAATACGATTATCCTGTCCGGTTTAGTGATGATCCTTCTGCACCTCTCAAAAATGCCAGAAATTTCTTTAAATCTCCTGATCTCTACGGAAATTTCATTCTTACGTATGCACCCGCAAAGCAGTGGCAAAACAATATTTCAGGCGTTTACACCGGCAGTATGTACGTGCCTCACCTGGCAGGTTATATCGCAAATGACCGCCTTGAAAAAACTGAAGGCTTTATTGAAATCAATCTTAAAACAGCTTACCTCTTCGAAATTTCCGAAGAATTTCAGCTTGAAGTAAATGCAGGGCTTCAGAACATATTTAATGAGTACCAGCAGGATTTTGACCAGGGCATTGAGCAAGATGCAAATTACGTCTACGGCCCCACCCGCCCCAGAACGATTTTTGTAGGATTAAAAATAGGGAACACGCTGCTTCAGTAA
- a CDS encoding PA0069 family radical SAM protein: protein MRGNDFIKGRGAQEQVKNRFDALSYQMRDDFLNYCAAEGEEAAPSKTAFLDTFPKTIVNKVTSPDVGMEFSLNPYQGCEHGCVYCYARNSHEYWGFGPGLDFEQKILVKRNAPQLLEAKLRSKSWKAAPIVLSGNTDCYQPVERKLEITRQLLQIFLKYRHPVGIITKNALIQRDLDILQELAKDNLVRVNLSITSLEEKNRQLLEPRTASIKKRLQTLELLSSKGIPVNVMMAPIIPSINSHEILPLVKEISERGACGVGYTVVRLNGAIGEIFASWIRKAMPGKADKVLHQIAECHGGSLNDSRFGTRMKGDGNIADQVAQQFAIARKLYLKDRERPVLNCDLHEQYKDGQMKLF from the coding sequence ATGCGAGGGAACGATTTTATCAAAGGAAGGGGAGCGCAGGAGCAGGTAAAGAACAGATTTGACGCCTTATCTTACCAGATGAGGGATGATTTCCTGAACTATTGTGCTGCCGAAGGAGAGGAGGCTGCGCCTTCAAAAACGGCTTTTCTCGATACCTTTCCAAAAACTATAGTCAACAAAGTTACCAGCCCCGATGTGGGGATGGAATTTTCTCTAAACCCATACCAGGGCTGCGAACACGGCTGTGTGTACTGCTATGCCCGCAATTCTCATGAGTATTGGGGGTTTGGGCCGGGGCTTGATTTTGAACAGAAGATCCTGGTGAAACGCAATGCCCCGCAGCTGCTGGAAGCCAAACTGCGCAGCAAGAGCTGGAAAGCAGCTCCCATCGTGCTTTCGGGAAATACAGATTGTTACCAGCCGGTAGAGCGTAAACTCGAGATCACCCGGCAGTTACTTCAAATCTTTTTAAAATACAGGCATCCCGTTGGGATAATTACCAAAAATGCCCTTATTCAAAGGGATTTGGATATTCTTCAGGAACTGGCAAAAGACAATCTGGTACGGGTGAATCTTTCCATTACTTCCCTTGAAGAAAAAAACCGGCAACTCCTGGAACCTCGCACGGCCAGCATCAAAAAGCGCCTGCAAACCCTGGAGTTGCTCAGTAGCAAAGGAATTCCGGTGAATGTGATGATGGCGCCCATTATTCCCTCAATTAACAGCCACGAGATCCTGCCGCTGGTGAAAGAAATTTCAGAAAGGGGTGCCTGTGGCGTGGGTTATACCGTGGTGAGGCTTAACGGGGCCATTGGTGAGATCTTTGCTTCATGGATACGAAAAGCCATGCCGGGAAAGGCAGATAAAGTGCTGCATCAAATCGCCGAATGCCACGGCGGAAGCCTCAACGACAGCCGCTTTGGAACCCGAATGAAGGGCGATGGCAACATCGCCGACCAGGTGGCACAGCAATTTGCCATTGCCCGGAAGCTTTATCTTAAAGACAGGGAGCGCCCCGTTTTAAATTGCGATTTGCACGAGCAGTATAAAGATGGCCAGATGAAGCTGTTCTAA
- a CDS encoding tellurite resistance TerB family protein — MIKWFAAFVGFMFYGIRGAILGFIIGSLIDALTNRKGGFTISNEEERVTPGDFELHLLTLSAIVIKADGQVSQKEMDYVRNYFVQAYGKDRANAVFRTFNEVVKDRQLDERRISAFLAARTQYAARLQIVHFLFSIANADGNVSQAEAGKIRQIAGHLRIGAKDFESLYAMFFKTTDNAYKILEIDKSATNAEVKKAFRTMAKKYHPDKIQHMDEAYIKGAEEKFRRVQEAYEQIQKERGF; from the coding sequence ATGATCAAATGGTTTGCCGCTTTTGTCGGTTTTATGTTTTATGGGATTCGGGGAGCCATCCTCGGATTTATTATAGGAAGCCTTATAGATGCTCTTACCAACCGCAAAGGCGGATTCACAATTTCGAATGAAGAGGAACGGGTGACCCCCGGAGATTTTGAACTTCATCTCTTGACCCTCTCGGCTATTGTAATCAAGGCTGATGGGCAGGTGAGCCAGAAAGAGATGGATTACGTGCGCAATTATTTTGTGCAGGCCTACGGAAAAGATCGTGCAAATGCTGTTTTTCGCACTTTTAATGAGGTGGTAAAAGACCGGCAACTTGACGAAAGGCGCATTTCTGCATTTTTAGCAGCCCGCACCCAGTATGCCGCGCGTTTACAAATAGTTCACTTTTTGTTCAGCATTGCCAACGCCGATGGTAACGTGAGCCAGGCCGAAGCCGGAAAAATCAGGCAGATTGCCGGGCATTTAAGAATCGGGGCGAAAGACTTTGAGAGCCTTTACGCCATGTTCTTCAAAACTACCGATAATGCTTACAAAATCCTGGAGATCGATAAATCGGCCACCAATGCCGAGGTGAAAAAGGCCTTTAGAACAATGGCCAAAAAATACCACCCCGACAAGATCCAGCATATGGATGAAGCCTACATCAAGGGCGCCGAAGAAAAATTCCGCAGGGTGCAGGAAGCTTATGAGCAGATACAGAAGGAACGAGGTTTTTAA